In Armatimonadota bacterium, a single genomic region encodes these proteins:
- the fusA gene encoding elongation factor G — MPRSHPLDLVRNIGIAAHIDAGKTTTTERILYYTGRTHKIGEVHDGAATMDWMEQEQERGITITSAATTAAWKRTRFEADGGKSNSDHEYKINIIDTPGHVDFTVEVERSLRVLDGCVAVFCAVGGVQPQSETVWRQATKYKVPRVIYVNKMDRLGADFFSVYNRIKERLGANVAPIQIPIGAESNYQGYVDLITMEATLYKNDDGKVFEVGAIPADMQEMANEWREKMLESIGDFDDDIAMKFLEGEDISVEEIRDAIRRGTIALKMFPMISGSSFKNKGVQAMIDAVCDFLPSPLERVEVDCVNPDTEEAMTRKISDAEPFSALAFKIMSDKFVGRLTFLRVYSGSLKKGSPVAIVYRDPSTNEIRTRSERVGRILEMHANNRNDIDEVYAGEIVGVIGLGDIITGYTICDPNNPVALEAIKFPEPVIQIAIEPKSKADQEKLGTSLGRLAQEDPTFRVQTDAESGQTIISGMGELHLEIIVDRLNREFGVQANQGKPQVAYRETILGKSKAEGRFVRQSGGSGQYGVCTIEMEPLEIGQGFIFENKVVGGSIPKEYIPAIEKGVREAMLAGVQAGYPVVDVLVRVTDGSYHDVDSNENAFKQAGILAFKEGMKKANPIIKEPIMHVEVTTPDTNVGDVVGDINGRRGRIEGMNPAPGGVTVVEAVVPLSEMFGYVTTLRSLTQGRAQPNVTPSHYEQVPNSVANEIISKAQGGRG, encoded by the coding sequence ATGCCCCGTAGCCACCCACTCGACCTCGTTCGGAACATCGGCATTGCCGCGCACATTGACGCCGGTAAGACAACAACAACCGAACGAATCCTTTACTACACCGGACGAACCCACAAAATTGGTGAGGTCCACGATGGTGCAGCAACCATGGACTGGATGGAGCAAGAGCAGGAGCGAGGAATCACCATTACCTCGGCTGCAACCACGGCAGCTTGGAAGCGAACCCGCTTCGAAGCAGACGGCGGCAAGAGCAACAGCGACCACGAATACAAGATCAACATCATCGACACCCCAGGTCACGTTGACTTTACGGTTGAAGTTGAGCGATCCCTTCGCGTCCTTGACGGATGCGTTGCAGTTTTCTGCGCAGTTGGCGGCGTTCAGCCACAGTCCGAAACCGTTTGGCGACAGGCCACAAAGTACAAGGTTCCTCGCGTTATCTACGTGAACAAGATGGACCGACTTGGTGCTGACTTCTTCTCGGTTTATAACCGAATTAAGGAAAGACTGGGCGCAAACGTCGCTCCAATCCAGATTCCGATCGGTGCTGAGTCGAACTACCAGGGTTACGTTGACCTCATCACCATGGAGGCCACGCTCTATAAGAACGACGACGGAAAGGTTTTCGAAGTCGGAGCTATCCCGGCTGACATGCAGGAAATGGCAAACGAGTGGCGCGAGAAGATGCTCGAGTCCATCGGCGACTTCGATGACGACATCGCAATGAAGTTCCTCGAAGGCGAAGATATCTCTGTCGAGGAAATCCGAGACGCCATCCGACGCGGCACCATCGCTCTTAAGATGTTCCCGATGATCTCCGGATCGTCGTTCAAGAACAAGGGTGTCCAAGCGATGATTGACGCGGTTTGCGACTTCCTTCCTTCGCCGCTTGAGCGCGTGGAAGTTGACTGCGTTAACCCTGACACCGAAGAGGCGATGACCCGGAAGATCAGCGATGCCGAGCCATTCAGTGCGCTGGCGTTCAAAATCATGAGCGACAAGTTCGTCGGTCGTCTCACCTTCCTTCGCGTCTACTCGGGCTCCCTTAAGAAGGGTTCACCGGTCGCGATCGTCTACCGAGATCCTTCCACCAACGAAATCCGAACCCGAAGCGAGCGCGTTGGACGAATCCTCGAGATGCATGCTAACAACCGAAACGACATCGATGAGGTTTACGCCGGCGAAATCGTTGGCGTCATCGGTCTTGGCGACATCATCACCGGTTATACGATCTGCGATCCAAACAATCCAGTCGCTCTCGAAGCCATCAAGTTCCCTGAGCCGGTTATCCAAATCGCTATCGAGCCGAAGTCGAAGGCAGACCAGGAAAAGCTGGGCACTTCGCTTGGCCGACTTGCTCAGGAAGATCCAACCTTCCGAGTTCAAACCGATGCTGAATCGGGTCAAACGATCATTTCCGGAATGGGTGAGCTTCACCTTGAAATCATCGTTGACCGATTGAACCGAGAGTTCGGAGTTCAGGCAAACCAGGGCAAGCCGCAGGTTGCTTACCGAGAAACCATTCTTGGCAAGTCCAAAGCCGAAGGTCGGTTCGTTCGACAGTCGGGTGGTTCCGGTCAGTACGGAGTCTGTACCATCGAAATGGAGCCGCTTGAGATTGGCCAAGGCTTCATCTTTGAGAACAAGGTCGTTGGTGGTTCGATTCCGAAGGAGTACATCCCGGCAATCGAAAAAGGTGTCCGCGAAGCAATGCTCGCAGGCGTTCAGGCTGGTTACCCGGTCGTCGACGTGCTGGTCCGAGTTACCGATGGTAGCTACCACGATGTTGACTCGAACGAAAACGCGTTCAAGCAAGCCGGAATCCTCGCCTTCAAAGAAGGCATGAAGAAGGCTAACCCGATCATCAAGGAGCCTATCATGCACGTTGAAGTCACCACCCCGGACACCAACGTGGGAGACGTCGTCGGCGACATCAACGGTCGACGCGGACGCATCGAAGGCATGAACCCAGCTCCAGGCGGAGTTACTGTCGTTGAAGCCGTTGTGCCTCTTTCCGAAATGTTCGGATACGTCACAACTCTGCGCTCCCTCACCCAGGGCCGCGCTCAGCCGAACGTCACCCCTTCGCACTACGAGCAAGTTCCGAACAGCGTAGCCAACGAGATCATCTCGAAGGCCCAAGGCGGACGCGGCTAA
- the rpsL gene encoding 30S ribosomal protein S12, which translates to MPTVNQLVRKGRKAPKVKSKSPALKENPFKRGVCTIVRTMTPKKPNSALRKTARVRLTNGIEVTAYIPGEGHNLQEHSVVLVRGGRVKDLPGVRYHIIRGTQQTAGVSKRNQGRSKYGSKKPKAGAPAAGGKK; encoded by the coding sequence ATGCCAACAGTCAACCAACTAGTTAGAAAGGGACGAAAGGCGCCGAAGGTCAAATCAAAGAGCCCGGCGTTGAAAGAAAACCCATTTAAGAGAGGCGTTTGCACCATCGTGCGAACCATGACCCCTAAGAAGCCAAACTCGGCTCTTCGAAAGACCGCTCGTGTGAGACTTACGAACGGAATCGAAGTTACCGCATACATCCCAGGTGAGGGACACAACCTTCAGGAGCACTCGGTCGTTCTCGTCCGCGGTGGTCGTGTTAAGGACCTTCCGGGCGTTCGCTACCACATCATTCGCGGTACGCAACAGACCGCTGGTGTTTCCAAGCGAAACCAGGGTCGATCCAAGTACGGATCGAAGAAGCCAAAGGCTGGCGCGCCGGCTGCTGGAGGTAAGAAGTAA
- the rpsG gene encoding 30S ribosomal protein S7, whose protein sequence is MPRKGAAPKRFIAPDPIYGSELAARFINRMMLSGKRGKSEYIFYQAMQIVEEKTGVPAIEAFEKAIHNVTPAVEVRPRRVGGQTYQVPMEVRPERRRMLAFRWLIAAARKRSGKSMVEKLSNELLDAYNNNGSAIKKREDAHKMAESNRAFAHYRF, encoded by the coding sequence ATGCCACGAAAAGGTGCAGCTCCAAAACGATTTATTGCTCCAGACCCAATCTACGGATCGGAACTCGCAGCACGGTTCATCAACCGAATGATGCTCAGCGGAAAGCGCGGAAAGTCGGAATACATTTTCTACCAGGCAATGCAGATTGTCGAAGAGAAGACAGGCGTTCCTGCGATCGAAGCTTTCGAGAAGGCGATCCACAACGTCACCCCCGCGGTCGAAGTTCGACCACGACGCGTTGGTGGTCAGACCTACCAAGTTCCGATGGAAGTTCGCCCTGAGCGACGACGAATGCTGGCCTTCCGCTGGCTGATCGCCGCCGCACGTAAGCGATCCGGTAAGTCGATGGTCGAAAAGCTCAGCAACGAGCTGCTCGATGCATACAACAACAACGGATCCGCGATCAAGAAGCGAGAAGATGCTCACAAGATGGCAGAGTCCAACCGAGCTTTCGCGCACTATCGGTTCTGA